The Fervidibacillus albus genome contains a region encoding:
- the ytrI gene encoding sporulation membrane protein YtrI, producing MRVPTIHRYKNGQRFFFGTVIGALVSWLIFLYMFGHMQEEQAKTIRKQREQIMELEKEKNIWQEDFKKLNEKNKQLLTVQEVIVKIENAEKYRIDPLSVFEVEESVKEDISMVLAKDLHLVYESRDLLKRVIINKPVKINDKRYRLTIKEIVIYTTLTVHLELILDD from the coding sequence ATGAGAGTCCCAACGATTCACCGTTATAAAAACGGACAACGCTTTTTTTTCGGCACAGTCATCGGTGCGTTAGTCAGTTGGCTTATCTTTTTATATATGTTCGGACATATGCAAGAAGAGCAGGCGAAAACGATTCGAAAACAACGGGAACAAATAATGGAATTAGAAAAGGAAAAAAACATTTGGCAGGAAGATTTCAAAAAACTGAACGAAAAAAATAAACAATTGTTGACAGTACAAGAAGTAATCGTGAAAATTGAAAACGCTGAAAAATACCGAATCGACCCGTTAAGCGTCTTTGAAGTGGAGGAGTCCGTCAAAGAAGATATTAGTATGGTTTTGGCAAAGGACTTACATCTCGTATACGAAAGTCGCGATCTGTTAAAAAGAGTCATCATCAATAAGCCAGTAAAAATCAACGATAAACGGTATCGGCTAACGATTAAAGAAATCGTCATTTATACGACGTTAACCGTTCATTTGGAATTAATTTTAGACGATTAA
- a CDS encoding YtrH family sporulation protein encodes MNEAFVPTFFHSFFIALGVLLGGSLLGGLSAFLTGNPPLTEIYRLSNSLRIWAIVAAIGGTFDMVYRFERGLIYGDTDDLIKQIFLILAALGGAQTGSVIINWLTQDHLS; translated from the coding sequence ATGAACGAAGCATTTGTACCGACCTTTTTTCACAGTTTTTTCATTGCCTTAGGCGTCCTTCTCGGCGGATCCTTATTAGGGGGACTGTCCGCCTTTTTAACAGGAAATCCGCCATTGACGGAAATTTATCGATTGTCCAACAGTTTGCGCATTTGGGCGATTGTCGCTGCCATCGGAGGTACGTTTGATATGGTATATCGATTTGAGCGGGGATTAATCTATGGGGATACCGATGACTTAATTAAACAAATTTTTCTCATTTTAGCAGCACTTGGGGGAGCCCAAACCGGTTCGGTAATCATCAACTGGCTCACCCAGGATCATTTATCATGA